The following are from one region of the Denitrobacterium detoxificans genome:
- the crcB gene encoding fluoride efflux transporter CrcB, producing MFINCLAVGAGGFIGSILRYLVGNAIPNDFFPWGTLAINVVGSFALALIAGLVFRGTIDNESVSLMLRVGLCGGFTTMSTFSLEVVNLATRDAWLAALGYAVLTCVLCVAAAYAGGILAKG from the coding sequence ATGTTTATCAACTGTCTCGCCGTAGGCGCGGGAGGATTCATCGGGTCGATTCTGCGCTACCTGGTAGGCAACGCCATTCCCAACGATTTCTTCCCCTGGGGCACGCTCGCGATAAACGTAGTGGGGTCCTTTGCTCTGGCCCTCATCGCTGGCCTGGTATTTCGCGGAACGATTGACAACGAGAGCGTTTCGCTCATGTTGCGCGTGGGCCTGTGCGGCGGCTTCACCACCATGTCGACGTTCAGCTTGGAAGTGGTAAATCTGGCAACGCGCGACGCCTGGCTGGCCGCCCTGGGTTACGCAGTGCTCACCTGCGTGCTATGCGTAGCCGCCGCGTATGCTGGCGGGATTTTGGCCAAGGGGTAA
- a CDS encoding TetR/AcrR family transcriptional regulator → MPRITQEESEARREEIVDSCERLYASLSYRDITMTQIAAGVSFGRANMYNYFRCADEVLLALLQREHARWAAALEELADRCAGMGDAELAQALAHTVEQRTTMLKMLAMNLYDMEQNSRLERLVEFKRTYAQTLAALRSVIRTAKPAWGEERVSAFVFAFMPFLHGAYPYAHHTGKQEEVMREAGVDAYSQGLFEIVRSCVFSLLQGE, encoded by the coding sequence GTGCCTAGGATTACGCAGGAAGAATCGGAAGCGCGCCGCGAGGAGATCGTGGACTCGTGCGAGCGGCTGTATGCGTCGCTTAGCTATCGCGACATTACGATGACGCAGATAGCGGCTGGCGTGTCGTTTGGCCGCGCGAACATGTACAACTATTTCCGTTGCGCCGATGAGGTGCTGCTTGCCCTGCTGCAGCGCGAGCATGCGCGCTGGGCGGCGGCTCTGGAAGAGCTTGCCGATAGGTGCGCGGGTATGGGCGACGCGGAGTTGGCGCAGGCGCTGGCGCATACGGTCGAGCAGCGAACGACGATGCTGAAGATGCTGGCCATGAACCTCTACGACATGGAGCAGAACAGCCGCTTGGAACGCCTGGTGGAATTCAAGCGTACGTATGCCCAGACGCTAGCGGCGCTACGTAGTGTCATCCGCACGGCAAAGCCCGCATGGGGCGAGGAGCGCGTGAGCGCATTCGTGTTCGCGTTCATGCCGTTTCTACATGGGGCGTATCCGTATGCGCATCACACCGGGAAGCAAGAGGAGGTCATGCGCGAGGCTGGGGTCGACGCCTATTCGCAGGGTCTATTCGAAATCGTTCGTTCCTGCGTGTTTTCCCTGCTGCAGGGCGAATAA
- a CDS encoding DUF6485 family protein: MNNLSPFCTCTDLECPMHPTNQERGCGPCIAKNLKLREIPSCFFNSLDLPEKPKSYFYEDFARAVLSQEE, from the coding sequence ATGAACAACTTAAGTCCATTTTGCACGTGTACCGATTTGGAATGCCCTATGCATCCCACCAACCAGGAACGAGGATGCGGCCCGTGCATTGCAAAGAACCTGAAACTGCGCGAGATTCCCTCGTGCTTCTTCAATTCGCTTGATTTGCCGGAAAAGCCGAAATCGTACTTCTACGAGGACTTCGCGCGTGCCGTGCTCAGCCAGGAGGAGTAA
- a CDS encoding LysR family transcriptional regulator — protein sequence MDMKVFEYFVALARTKSYSRAAHELYITPQGLSSAIKRLESSMGVSLVNPSNGGFELTEYGRIFHRYAQTFVLDQTSMMNEINDLARRKTGNIFVSITVGLMNSFPRNAIQDFNETSTTGAHVMVSRTVFDEACERSLLERRCDFALMNDPVDHKVFSSLPLFRDTMYVCVRPDSPLAQRTELKKCDLAGQTVSCLTPTEFKNVREELRPLEEGESCCTLLYGDEMIEVLELAMQNDCCAITLRPHIPIFAKEDFVAIPITDAFWGFSLAWRADRVLSPADQEFISAMEAHRVMYC from the coding sequence ATGGATATGAAGGTATTCGAGTACTTCGTTGCGCTTGCGCGCACGAAAAGCTACTCGCGCGCCGCACATGAGCTGTACATCACTCCACAGGGGCTATCGAGCGCCATCAAGCGCTTGGAATCGTCCATGGGGGTTTCCCTGGTGAATCCTTCAAACGGCGGTTTCGAGCTTACCGAGTACGGTCGCATTTTTCATCGTTACGCTCAAACGTTCGTGCTCGATCAGACGTCGATGATGAATGAAATCAACGACCTGGCACGCAGGAAGACGGGAAACATTTTCGTTTCCATCACCGTGGGGCTCATGAATAGCTTTCCGCGTAACGCCATTCAGGATTTCAACGAGACCTCTACCACGGGCGCGCACGTTATGGTGTCGCGTACCGTGTTCGACGAGGCATGCGAGCGCAGCTTGCTCGAACGGCGATGCGATTTCGCGCTCATGAACGACCCGGTAGACCACAAGGTGTTTTCGTCGTTGCCGCTGTTCCGCGACACGATGTATGTGTGCGTGCGGCCCGATTCGCCGCTTGCGCAGCGTACCGAGCTGAAGAAGTGCGATTTGGCGGGGCAAACGGTGTCGTGTCTTACGCCCACGGAGTTCAAGAACGTGCGCGAAGAGCTGCGTCCGCTTGAAGAGGGCGAATCGTGTTGCACGCTGCTCTACGGCGACGAGATGATCGAGGTGCTCGAGCTTGCCATGCAGAACGATTGCTGCGCAATCACCCTGCGCCCGCACATCCCCATCTTCGCAAAGGAAGATTTCGTCGCTATTCCCATTACTGATGCGTTCTGGGGCTTTTCCCTGGCGTGGCGCGCCGATCGCGTGCTCAGCCCCGCCGATCAGGAATTCATTTCGGCCATGGAAGCCCATCGCGTGATGTATTGCTAA
- a CDS encoding C69 family dipeptidase has product MSRAFAAGALSLSLVIAPATALACTQVYVGSDLTSSGDTIYGRSEDAANRYIKQFGVEQATAGKTYWSGENGPEQDPAVNFTRTSPGATFRYTYVRDLPSDWDDAAKPYSEAGINEKGVTVDSTLTTAVNDAVDGVDPLLDNGIGEYNIADVVLSEASTAREGVQLLGSIIDAQGSQDCNQIWIGDPDEVWNFQQLSGHQWIAIRMDSDVASVNPNMSCLQYEVDINDATTCLHSANLVAVPTEAGTIATFEGGAINVAKSYGLENDGVGQNTRYVQGHKYFGDNLVAGTDYTLNDKGQVESIADPQLFFQPGSSDYTLTNVLRATAARGEGTDVDANANANLYAIGNNRTVESHIFQCREGLDDQLATVQWTALSRGEFSVFVPSYSALLTETDADYYPSVEALEAGTDHVGYESERNDAAKVAANEALAMEDADSKALAFVFMDLNTLAYNHRADTADGVHAYLDALQAEIIEQQDSVDALMQTMQGDDARTDFANKANAVAAGEVYDHAHALLTELRAYLSAGDFSTPFASAGLGAQGKLVDPVTYASEMTQYAQGDEVEGATMYRLYNPNSGEHFYTASASERQDVIAAGWTDEGEGWVAPVESDEPVYRVYNPNGGDHHYTTSLEERDILVSLGWRDEGIGWYSAGHDATPVWREYNPNAKSGAHNFTTSWEEHAGLVKLGWSGEGIAWYAL; this is encoded by the coding sequence ATGTCGAGAGCGTTCGCCGCAGGCGCGCTGTCACTGTCATTGGTGATAGCTCCCGCCACCGCGCTGGCCTGCACGCAGGTCTACGTGGGCTCCGACCTCACGAGCTCGGGCGACACCATCTACGGTCGCTCGGAAGACGCCGCGAACCGCTACATCAAGCAGTTTGGCGTTGAGCAGGCAACCGCGGGCAAGACGTACTGGAGTGGCGAAAACGGCCCCGAGCAGGATCCTGCCGTGAACTTCACGCGCACGTCTCCGGGCGCCACGTTCCGCTACACCTACGTACGTGACCTGCCCTCCGATTGGGACGACGCGGCTAAACCCTATTCCGAGGCGGGCATCAACGAAAAGGGAGTCACCGTAGACTCCACGCTCACGACCGCCGTGAACGATGCAGTAGACGGCGTCGACCCGCTGCTCGATAACGGCATCGGCGAATACAACATCGCCGACGTCGTGCTCTCCGAGGCTTCCACGGCACGCGAGGGCGTACAGCTCCTTGGTTCCATCATCGATGCCCAGGGATCGCAGGATTGCAACCAGATCTGGATCGGCGATCCGGATGAGGTGTGGAACTTCCAGCAGCTCTCTGGCCATCAGTGGATTGCCATTCGCATGGACTCCGATGTCGCGTCCGTCAATCCGAATATGTCGTGCCTGCAATACGAGGTCGACATCAACGACGCCACGACGTGCCTGCATTCCGCGAACCTGGTAGCTGTCCCCACCGAAGCTGGCACGATTGCGACCTTCGAGGGCGGCGCCATCAACGTAGCCAAGAGCTACGGCCTCGAAAATGACGGCGTAGGCCAGAACACCCGCTACGTGCAGGGGCATAAGTACTTCGGCGACAACCTGGTCGCCGGCACCGACTACACGTTGAATGACAAGGGCCAGGTGGAATCCATCGCCGACCCGCAGCTGTTCTTCCAGCCAGGCAGCAGCGACTACACGCTCACTAACGTACTGCGCGCGACTGCCGCTCGTGGCGAGGGCACCGACGTTGACGCGAACGCGAATGCGAATCTGTACGCCATCGGCAATAACCGCACCGTCGAGAGCCACATCTTCCAGTGCCGCGAAGGCCTGGACGACCAGCTGGCCACCGTGCAGTGGACGGCCCTTTCGCGTGGCGAGTTCAGCGTGTTCGTGCCCAGCTATTCCGCGCTCCTCACCGAGACGGATGCCGATTACTACCCCTCCGTCGAAGCGCTCGAAGCCGGCACCGATCACGTAGGCTACGAAAGCGAGCGCAATGATGCCGCAAAGGTGGCCGCCAACGAGGCGCTGGCCATGGAAGACGCCGATTCCAAGGCGCTTGCCTTCGTGTTCATGGACCTGAACACCCTGGCGTACAACCATCGCGCCGATACCGCCGATGGCGTGCATGCATACCTCGATGCGCTGCAGGCCGAAATCATCGAGCAGCAGGATTCCGTCGACGCGCTGATGCAGACCATGCAAGGTGACGACGCGCGCACCGATTTTGCGAACAAGGCAAACGCCGTCGCCGCGGGCGAGGTCTACGACCATGCGCATGCCCTGCTCACCGAGCTGCGTGCATATCTGAGCGCAGGTGATTTCTCCACGCCGTTCGCTTCGGCTGGCCTAGGCGCCCAGGGCAAGCTTGTCGACCCCGTAACCTATGCGTCCGAGATGACCCAGTACGCGCAAGGCGACGAAGTTGAAGGCGCAACGATGTACCGTCTGTACAACCCGAATTCGGGCGAGCACTTCTACACGGCAAGCGCTTCGGAGCGCCAGGACGTCATCGCCGCTGGCTGGACCGACGAAGGCGAAGGCTGGGTTGCTCCCGTGGAGTCCGACGAGCCCGTCTACCGCGTATACAACCCCAATGGGGGCGACCACCATTACACGACGAGCCTGGAAGAGCGCGACATTCTGGTCTCGCTCGGATGGCGCGATGAGGGCATTGGCTGGTATTCCGCTGGTCACGACGCAACGCCCGTCTGGCGCGAGTACAACCCCAACGCCAAATCTGGCGCCCATAACTTCACGACGAGCTGGGAAGAGCACGCCGGTCTGGTCAAATTGGGCTGGTCGGGCGAAGGCATTGCCTGGTACGCCCTGTAG
- a CDS encoding STAS domain-containing protein → MDLNTSIEGTSAVIAIDGKLTVATAPELEAALAEIPETVTDVALDMTNLVYVASAGLRVLVAAEKRMLRQNGALRLLHPNDEVMEVFDMTGLVDIFAIER, encoded by the coding sequence ATGGATCTGAATACGAGCATCGAGGGGACGAGCGCGGTTATTGCCATCGACGGCAAGCTTACCGTTGCCACGGCTCCCGAACTGGAGGCGGCCCTAGCCGAGATTCCCGAAACCGTTACCGACGTTGCGCTGGACATGACGAATCTCGTGTACGTTGCATCGGCTGGCCTACGCGTTTTGGTTGCCGCGGAAAAGCGTATGTTGCGCCAGAATGGCGCGTTGCGTCTGCTGCATCCCAACGACGAGGTCATGGAAGTCTTCGATATGACGGGCCTGGTCGATATCTTCGCTATCGAACGATAG
- a CDS encoding aldo/keto reductase — protein sequence MILEETYTLNNGVAIPKLALGTWLIDDAQVGEAVRAAVEIGYRHIDTAQAYANERGVGEAVRSCGVAREDLFVVSKVAAEHKTYQEAAAGIDRTLATMGLDYLDMMIIYSPQPWVEVNQSSDRHFQGNVEAYRALEDALSAGKLRAIGVSNFLVDDLQNILDSCSVVPAVNQVLAHVGNVPVEVAQFCANHGIAVEAYSPIAHGEAGRIEGVAEMAAKYGVSVAQLCIRYVLQLGMIALPKTANPVRMKENASVDFQISDEDMAVLNGIAGLPDYGASSFFPVFGGKL from the coding sequence ATGATTCTTGAAGAGACGTATACCCTCAACAACGGCGTTGCCATTCCCAAGCTGGCGTTGGGCACGTGGCTCATCGACGACGCCCAGGTGGGCGAGGCCGTGCGCGCGGCCGTGGAAATTGGCTACCGTCACATCGATACGGCGCAGGCATACGCCAACGAGCGGGGTGTGGGCGAGGCCGTGCGTTCGTGCGGCGTTGCACGTGAGGACCTGTTCGTGGTGTCGAAGGTTGCAGCCGAGCATAAGACCTACCAGGAAGCCGCGGCGGGCATCGACCGCACGCTGGCCACCATGGGGCTCGACTACCTGGACATGATGATCATTTATTCGCCGCAGCCTTGGGTCGAGGTCAATCAGTCGAGCGACCGTCATTTCCAGGGCAACGTGGAAGCGTATCGTGCGCTCGAGGACGCGCTTTCCGCAGGCAAGCTGCGCGCGATTGGCGTGTCGAACTTCCTGGTGGACGACCTGCAGAACATTCTTGATTCGTGTTCGGTGGTGCCGGCCGTGAACCAGGTGCTGGCGCACGTGGGCAACGTGCCCGTGGAAGTTGCGCAGTTCTGCGCCAATCACGGCATTGCGGTGGAAGCGTATTCGCCTATCGCCCACGGCGAAGCGGGCCGCATCGAGGGCGTTGCCGAGATGGCCGCGAAGTACGGCGTGTCGGTTGCGCAGCTGTGCATCCGCTACGTGCTGCAGTTGGGCATGATCGCCCTGCCGAAGACGGCGAACCCGGTGCGCATGAAGGAAAATGCGTCGGTCGATTTCCAAATCTCTGACGAAGACATGGCCGTGCTCAATGGCATTGCGGGCCTGCCCGATTACGGCGCGAGCTCGTTTTTCCCCGTGTTCGGTGGAAAGCTGTAG
- a CDS encoding DUF2339 domain-containing protein — MCIIVGFALRVGGLRLYGLILVLTCTLKLVTIDMFDFDPIARVGALIAGGVICFVISALYSFTVKRLKEEGK; from the coding sequence GTGTGTATCATCGTAGGGTTCGCCCTGCGCGTGGGTGGCCTGCGTCTGTACGGTCTCATTCTGGTGCTCACATGCACGCTGAAGCTGGTGACCATCGACATGTTCGACTTCGACCCCATCGCCCGCGTGGGTGCTCTTATCGCGGGTGGCGTCATTTGCTTCGTGATCAGCGCGCTCTATAGCTTCACGGTGAAGAGGCTGAAGGAGGAGGGCAAGTAG
- a CDS encoding C-GCAxxG-C-C family protein produces MNQPDIEKRVMHAHELHERGYNCAQSVACACADLVGFDEATAFKATEGLGGGLGGATETCGAILGGAVVLGYATSHGPRDPHTKLQTYRLTSQLAQRFKQKNTSTICEELKGLTGGPVLRSCPGCIEDALRMTLALLEDAPRP; encoded by the coding sequence ATGAATCAACCCGACATCGAAAAGCGCGTCATGCACGCTCACGAACTGCACGAACGCGGATACAACTGCGCGCAATCGGTTGCTTGCGCATGCGCCGACCTGGTTGGGTTCGATGAGGCAACCGCATTCAAGGCGACGGAGGGACTCGGCGGCGGCCTGGGCGGAGCCACGGAAACCTGCGGCGCCATTTTGGGCGGCGCCGTCGTACTGGGATACGCCACAAGTCACGGTCCGCGCGACCCCCACACGAAATTGCAAACGTATCGGCTCACAAGCCAGCTTGCCCAGCGATTCAAGCAGAAGAACACCTCGACAATCTGCGAGGAGCTGAAGGGCCTCACCGGCGGCCCCGTGCTGCGCTCGTGCCCTGGCTGCATCGAAGACGCCCTGCGCATGACACTCGCGCTGTTGGAAGACGCGCCCCGCCCCTAG
- a CDS encoding LrgB family protein — MQIPFFLAPNGVLDITLPDFSFAGLLLAGSFASIAMFELCVLLYKKVKTPLLNPLLITLIGLIFALTFFHISLESYEQSVSIFSFLLGPATVALAYSVYKQRQILKEHFIPIVAGCFVGSVVSMVSAYGLCKLLGLGNDMALSFIPKSVTTPIAIAASQELGGITSITVAAVIITGILGAIFSPVMAKVFHVNSSIAKGVAIGACSHAVGTTKAIEMGELEGAMSGVALAVSGILTTIIVIIAHCVFQG, encoded by the coding sequence ATGCAGATTCCCTTTTTCCTGGCGCCCAACGGCGTACTTGACATCACGCTGCCCGACTTCAGCTTTGCCGGGCTGCTCCTTGCCGGCTCATTCGCATCCATCGCGATGTTCGAGCTCTGCGTGCTGCTGTACAAGAAGGTGAAGACCCCGCTGCTGAACCCACTGCTCATCACGCTCATCGGGCTCATCTTCGCGCTAACGTTCTTCCACATCTCGCTTGAATCGTACGAGCAGAGCGTATCCATCTTCTCGTTCCTGCTGGGCCCGGCAACCGTGGCACTCGCCTATTCCGTATACAAGCAGCGCCAGATCCTGAAGGAGCACTTCATCCCCATCGTGGCAGGTTGCTTCGTGGGCTCAGTCGTTTCGATGGTGAGCGCATACGGCCTTTGCAAGCTTCTGGGCCTGGGCAACGACATGGCTCTGTCCTTCATCCCCAAATCGGTAACGACGCCCATCGCCATCGCAGCCTCGCAGGAGCTGGGCGGCATTACGTCCATCACCGTTGCCGCGGTGATCATCACGGGCATCCTGGGCGCCATCTTCTCGCCCGTCATGGCGAAGGTCTTCCACGTGAACAGCAGCATCGCCAAAGGCGTGGCAATCGGAGCCTGCTCTCATGCCGTGGGAACCACCAAGGCCATTGAGATGGGCGAACTCGAAGGCGCGATGTCAGGCGTGGCCCTGGCGGTATCGGGCATCCTCACCACCATCATCGTCATCATCGCGCACTGCGTTTTCCAAGGCTAG
- a CDS encoding CidA/LrgA family protein, which translates to MFRSSKTQPKTHESAINQYPASQEAPKGGDSAEQITCDACEDEQQPSTPKSKIKRLATLAVQLVLLIAVYELGCLISQYLPIAIPGNIVGMALLLTLLATGILKAKHVGDACDYMVDNMSIFFIPAGVGIMGCFSLLQDAALKFAFVCIVTTVIVFLATSLTVALVSRLMDGHRAKRENNARIGQEA; encoded by the coding sequence ATGTTCCGGAGCAGTAAAACACAGCCTAAAACACACGAATCCGCCATCAACCAGTATCCTGCAAGCCAGGAAGCACCGAAAGGCGGCGACTCCGCGGAACAGATTACGTGCGACGCCTGCGAAGACGAACAACAACCCAGCACCCCCAAGAGCAAAATCAAGCGCCTCGCGACGCTGGCCGTGCAGCTCGTGCTGCTCATCGCCGTCTATGAGCTTGGCTGCCTCATCTCGCAGTACCTGCCCATCGCCATTCCCGGCAACATTGTGGGCATGGCCCTCTTGCTCACGCTTTTGGCAACGGGCATCCTGAAGGCGAAGCACGTGGGCGACGCCTGCGACTACATGGTGGACAACATGTCCATCTTCTTCATCCCCGCCGGCGTGGGCATCATGGGATGCTTCTCGCTGCTGCAAGATGCAGCGTTGAAGTTCGCATTCGTTTGCATCGTCACGACGGTCATCGTATTCCTGGCCACCTCGCTCACCGTTGCGCTCGTATCGCGCCTAATGGACGGCCATCGCGCAAAGCGCGAGAACAACGCCCGCATCGGCCAGGAGGCATAG
- a CDS encoding FAD-dependent oxidoreductase, producing the protein MMELSRRNFLKVGAVAGALGMGAGLAGCASPSGSSAKKEADKNAAASSEDWLGEAPNLTPNDCSKTVETEVIVVGSALAGSMAAYGAMKNGAQVTVLERNAAPHIGGMTISFFNSDTQKEAGLPMYDPVKTANDMFNLTQYRSDMRLNTLWINRSGELMDNLRKDFLEPYNQYYLPLSLEGIFPDPDQEITSYISTGVAFSETDILTDFTHNIHKFLEDKGVETYYKTKAEVLVQDDSGRVTGVIATDENGDHIHFKAAKGVVMCTGSFGKNEAMMKKFFPKHFADWALKYNSYEAYMGSDPVTDKQMDDGLGHRMLCWAGAEMEEICGYAAWQTTAWRSFPYLLVDTKGERFMNECTSLLTSAHIVADLPGHEGYVWQIIPTNDFQMPSSFGYDKEAAAKMFDIEKTEHYEADTIEELAKKIDVPADALAATVKRYNELCEAGEDLDFRKSKRYLDPIDDGPYQAWKMQYLFYCTLGGVRCNDKMQVLDENWDPIPGLYAGGNTVGYRFGASYESLLHGGSNGLASTHGYVAGESAATL; encoded by the coding sequence ATGATGGAACTTTCTCGTCGTAATTTTCTGAAGGTCGGCGCAGTAGCCGGCGCACTGGGCATGGGAGCAGGCCTGGCGGGCTGCGCATCCCCGAGTGGCTCTTCCGCCAAGAAGGAAGCCGACAAGAACGCTGCCGCAAGCAGCGAGGACTGGCTGGGCGAAGCCCCCAACCTGACGCCGAACGACTGCTCGAAGACCGTCGAGACCGAGGTCATCGTCGTCGGCTCCGCACTCGCTGGCTCCATGGCCGCTTATGGCGCCATGAAGAACGGAGCCCAGGTTACCGTGCTCGAGCGCAATGCCGCTCCGCACATTGGCGGCATGACCATCTCGTTCTTCAACTCGGATACGCAGAAGGAAGCAGGCCTTCCCATGTACGATCCGGTTAAGACCGCCAACGACATGTTCAACCTCACGCAGTATCGTTCCGACATGCGCCTGAACACGCTGTGGATCAACCGCTCCGGCGAGCTGATGGACAACCTGCGCAAGGACTTCCTGGAGCCCTACAACCAGTATTACCTGCCCCTGAGCTTGGAGGGCATCTTCCCCGACCCCGACCAGGAGATCACCTCCTACATCAGCACGGGCGTGGCGTTCTCCGAAACGGACATCCTGACCGACTTCACCCACAACATCCATAAGTTCCTGGAGGACAAGGGTGTTGAGACCTACTACAAGACCAAGGCCGAAGTGCTGGTTCAGGACGACAGCGGTCGCGTGACTGGCGTCATCGCCACCGACGAAAATGGCGATCACATCCACTTCAAGGCCGCCAAGGGCGTAGTCATGTGCACCGGTTCGTTCGGCAAGAACGAAGCCATGATGAAGAAGTTCTTCCCCAAGCACTTCGCCGACTGGGCGCTGAAGTACAACTCCTACGAGGCCTACATGGGCAGCGACCCCGTTACCGACAAGCAGATGGACGACGGCCTGGGCCATCGCATGCTCTGCTGGGCTGGCGCGGAAATGGAAGAGATCTGCGGCTACGCTGCATGGCAGACCACCGCATGGCGTTCCTTCCCCTACCTGCTGGTAGACACCAAGGGCGAGCGCTTCATGAACGAGTGCACCTCGCTTCTGACCTCGGCGCACATCGTTGCCGACCTGCCCGGCCACGAAGGCTACGTATGGCAGATCATCCCCACGAACGACTTCCAGATGCCCTCTTCCTTCGGCTACGACAAGGAAGCCGCCGCGAAGATGTTCGACATCGAGAAGACCGAGCACTACGAGGCCGACACCATTGAAGAGCTGGCCAAGAAGATCGACGTTCCCGCCGACGCCCTGGCCGCAACGGTCAAGCGCTACAACGAGCTGTGCGAAGCCGGCGAAGACCTGGACTTCCGCAAGTCCAAGCGCTACCTGGACCCCATCGACGATGGTCCGTACCAGGCCTGGAAGATGCAGTACCTGTTCTACTGCACGCTGGGTGGCGTACGCTGCAACGACAAGATGCAGGTACTCGACGAGAACTGGGATCCCATCCCCGGCCTGTACGCCGGCGGCAACACGGTTGGCTACCGCTTCGGCGCCAGCTACGAATCGCTTCTCCACGGCGGCTCTAACGGCCTGGCCTCTACCCATGGGTACGTGGCCGGCGAAAGCGCCGCAACCCTATAA
- a CDS encoding flavodoxin, whose amino-acid sequence MSKALVAYFSASGTTAAVAQKLAQAVGADVAEIAPEQPYSAADLNWRDSKSRSSVEMNDESSRPAVVDDGLSVSAYDVVYVGFPVWWYVEPRIIDTFLEAHDFAGKKIVPFATSGGSGLGKAPQRMQAIAVGATVVSGGLLNGNPGIEELRDWANAQ is encoded by the coding sequence ATGAGCAAGGCATTGGTGGCGTATTTCAGCGCGTCGGGCACGACGGCGGCCGTGGCCCAGAAGTTGGCGCAGGCAGTTGGTGCGGATGTCGCGGAAATCGCGCCGGAGCAGCCGTATAGTGCGGCCGATTTGAATTGGCGCGATTCCAAGAGTCGTAGCAGCGTCGAGATGAATGACGAGTCTAGTCGTCCGGCCGTTGTGGATGACGGCTTGAGCGTTTCCGCGTATGACGTGGTGTACGTGGGCTTTCCCGTCTGGTGGTACGTGGAGCCGCGCATCATCGACACGTTTTTGGAGGCGCATGACTTTGCGGGAAAGAAGATCGTGCCCTTTGCCACGAGCGGCGGAAGTGGGCTGGGCAAGGCGCCGCAGCGCATGCAGGCGATTGCGGTCGGTGCTACGGTCGTAAGCGGCGGGTTGCTGAATGGCAATCCCGGTATCGAGGAATTGCGCGATTGGGCTAACGCTCAGTAG
- a CDS encoding TetR/AcrR family transcriptional regulator has product MPAIERHPRDSRLRYTKDCLYDSFLQFLAEKPVNDITVIEVCERAGVSRKTFYKYYSDQFALLLAMQNDLFEDYKDLLDGKPADITTLTPELVAFVDHNRVLVKAAFANRGEGNFVDRVLEDLFARYHAAWEAANPKLSSADVEFLFHFVVSGLFGIVRHWLMDHPQLSCQEITQRTATLLHVADPHRSAAFTG; this is encoded by the coding sequence ATGCCCGCTATCGAACGCCATCCTCGAGACTCGCGGCTTCGCTATACGAAGGACTGCCTATATGATTCGTTCCTGCAGTTTCTAGCGGAAAAGCCCGTGAATGACATCACCGTCATCGAGGTATGCGAGCGAGCAGGTGTTTCCCGCAAAACGTTCTACAAGTACTATTCCGACCAGTTCGCCCTGCTCTTGGCCATGCAGAACGATCTATTCGAAGACTACAAGGACCTGCTGGACGGCAAGCCGGCGGACATCACTACGCTCACGCCCGAGCTCGTGGCATTTGTGGACCATAACCGCGTGCTCGTGAAGGCAGCGTTCGCGAACCGTGGCGAGGGCAATTTCGTGGATCGCGTACTGGAAGACCTCTTTGCTCGCTATCACGCGGCATGGGAGGCGGCGAATCCGAAGCTTTCGTCCGCCGACGTGGAGTTCCTCTTCCACTTCGTAGTGTCGGGCCTGTTCGGCATCGTGCGCCATTGGCTCATGGACCATCCGCAGCTTTCCTGCCAGGAAATCACGCAGCGTACCGCTACACTGTTGCACGTAGCCGACCCGCACCGCTCAGCCGCATTTACGGGGTAG